In Janthinobacterium agaricidamnosum NBRC 102515 = DSM 9628, the DNA window CGACATCGATGCGTCGTCGAAAAAAATCGTCGACATCATCGGCGTGATCGACAGCATCGCTTTCCAGACCAATATCCTGGCGCTCAATGCTGCCGTCGAAGCGGCCCGGGCCGGCGAGCAGGGCCGCGGTTTCGCGGTGGTGGCCAGCGAGGTGCGCAGCCTGGCGCAACGCTCGGCGTCGGCCGCCAGGGAAATCAAGGCGCTGATCGGCGACTCGGTCGACAAGGTCCGCCACGGCAGCATGCTGGTCGAGCGCGCCGGCATCACGATGACGGATGTGGTGAACAGCGTGCAGCGCGTCAGCGGCATGGTCGGCGACATTTCCGCCGCCAGCGAACAGCAGCGGGCCGGCATCGAAGAAGTCAACGGCGCGGTGGCGCAGATGGACCGGATGACGCAGCAAAATTCCGCGCTGGTGGAGGAAGCGTCGGCCGTGGCGTCGGCGCTGCGCGCACAAGTCGACGACCTGGTCAGGGTGGTCGGCGTGTTCAAACTGACAGGCAGCTCCGGCCACTTGCGCGTGCGCCTCGGCGCTCAGGGCCAGCAGGCCGGATAAGCGTCCAGCGGCGCCGGCGGCAACGCAAAATACGGCGGCGTGGCGGACATCCGCTCGGCCGGGGCGATGCTGCTGACGCTGCCGAATCGCGATGCGGTCTGGCTGCGCCACGGTCCGATTTCCTGCTCGTCCAGTTCGGCTTGTGCCAGGCCGCCGGCAAGCGGCGCCATCGATTGCAGCCATGCGCCGGTCTGCGCCAGCGATACGCTGACGCGCCAGCCGCCGCCTTGCAATGCGCGCCGTTTCAAGGCCGCCATGGCACCCAGCGCGGCGATATAGCCGCTGGCATGGTCGAGCGCCTGGCATGGCAGTTTGCCGGGCTGCGCCAGCCCTTGGGCCTGGCCTTCGGTCCAGGCGATGCCGCTGGCCGATTGCACCAGGCTGTCGAAGCCGCGCCGCTGCGCCCATGGGCCGGCCTGGCCGTAGGCCGACAGGCTGACTTCCACCAGGCCCGGTCGCAGCGCCTGCAGTTCGGCGCTGGAAAAACCACGCGCCGCCAGGGAACCGGGCCGGTAGGCGTGGATGAACACATCGGCGCCGCGTATCAGGTCGCGCAGCCGCTCGCGCCCGCTGTCCTGGCGCAGGTCGAGTTGCGCCGGACGCTTGCCGCGTCCGGTATCGATCACCAGCAGCGCAATATTCGGCAAATGCGCGGCGCTGATCGCCAGCACATCGGCGCCATGCTGGGCCAGCGTGCGGCCGGCCACCGGCGCGGCGATCACGCGCGACAAATCCAGCACGCGCACGCCGCCCAAGGGCCGGCCACGGTGATCGGCGGGCAGCGCTTGCGGCGCCGTCTCGGCGAGCCGCTCCAGCGCGAACAGCGGCAGCGCCGCGATGGCCGCCGCCTGCGGATGGACCTGCCATTCCCGCGGGCTGCGTATCAGCGCCGCGCACAAGCCTTCTTGCGCCAGACGGGCATCGAGCGCCTCGGCGGACCAGCCCCTGATCGCCGCCGCGACCGCGTCGCGCCGGTCGGCGCATCGCAAGACTTGCAGCACGCCATCGCGGTGATGCGGAAAATTGGTGTGCAACTGTATCCAGCGGCCATCGCCGGCCTGATAATAACCGGCGATCGCACTCCATGGATCGGGCGGCGGCTTGCCGTCGACTTGCAGATAGCGCTCGCTGCGGAACATGGCCAGCGCGTGGCGCTGGTCGACCCGCACATCTTGTGCGCGGCCGCCGCGCAAGCGCCACAGCTCGGCCGCCATCAGCGCTTGCGCACCGATGGTCGCGGCGGCCAGCGCACCCACCGGGAAAGTGGACGGCAATGACTGTTCGGTATTCGACAATGCCAGGCGCGGCAGCAGCGCGGGATCGCCGGCGGCCAGCGTCCACAGCGTATGCAGCATGGTATGTGCGCTCATAATGAACTCCTGGAGTGATGAATCAGTCTAGAATTCCAGCATGGGGGCGTCAATCTTGATTGCCGAAATCGATATAAAGAAATATATGAGCGACCAGACACTGAGCGCCGGCGAGGCGTGCCAATTGCTGGGCGTGACGCCGGCGACGCTGTATTCCTACGTCAGCCGTGGCTTGTTGCGTTCCCACTCCAGCGACGGCGCGCGCAGCAAGCGCTATGCGCGCGACGACGTGTTGCGGCTGGCCGCGCGCCGCCAGGATGGCCGCCGCGCCGGCCATGTGGCCGAGCAGGCGATAGACTGGGGCAGGCCGGTGCTGGAATCGCGCATCACGCTGATCGAACACGGCGTGATCCGCTATCGCGGCAGGGATGCGCTGCAACTGGCGCGCCATGCGACGCTGGAAGAAACGGCGGGCATCTTGTGGCAAACGGACGGCGCCGATGCCTTCGCCGGCGCCGCCGAAAGCGCCGCGCCAGCGCACTGGCCGATGCTGCGGCAGGCCTTGGGCCGGCGCTTGCCGCTGGAGCGGGCCATGGCGCTGCTGGCGGCGTGGCCGCCGTCGCCTGATTTGACGAACGCACAGTGGATGCGCATCCTGGCCGCCGCGCTGCTCGATGGCGCGATCGGCAGCCAGCCCTTGCATGTGCAGTGCCGCAGCGCGTGGGGATTGGCGCCGGGCGCCGACGCTGTGCTGCGCGCCGCGCTGGTCGCTTGCGCCGATCATGAATTGAATGTGTCGGCGTTTACCGTGCGCTGCGTGGCGTCGTCCGGAGCGGGCTTGCCGGCGGCGCTGGTCGCCGGACTGGCGGCGCTCGGCGGTCCGCGCCACAGCGGCGAAACCTTGCGCGTGCGCGACTTGATCGATACGGCCATGGCCAGCGGCGATATCGCCGGCTGTTTACGCGAGCGTATCGCGCAGGCCGACCAGGCGGGCTTCGCCTCGGTCTTGCCGGGTTTCGGCCACCCGCTGTATCCTGAACCGGCCGGCGATCCGCGCAGCCGGCTGCTGCTCGAATTATTGCAGGCGCATGCGCCGCGTC includes these proteins:
- a CDS encoding CoA transferase, which codes for MSAHTMLHTLWTLAAGDPALLPRLALSNTEQSLPSTFPVGALAAATIGAQALMAAELWRLRGGRAQDVRVDQRHALAMFRSERYLQVDGKPPPDPWSAIAGYYQAGDGRWIQLHTNFPHHRDGVLQVLRCADRRDAVAAAIRGWSAEALDARLAQEGLCAALIRSPREWQVHPQAAAIAALPLFALERLAETAPQALPADHRGRPLGGVRVLDLSRVIAAPVAGRTLAQHGADVLAISAAHLPNIALLVIDTGRGKRPAQLDLRQDSGRERLRDLIRGADVFIHAYRPGSLAARGFSSAELQALRPGLVEVSLSAYGQAGPWAQRRGFDSLVQSASGIAWTEGQAQGLAQPGKLPCQALDHASGYIAALGAMAALKRRALQGGGWRVSVSLAQTGAWLQSMAPLAGGLAQAELDEQEIGPWRSQTASRFGSVSSIAPAERMSATPPYFALPPAPLDAYPACWP
- a CDS encoding citrate synthase family protein, with the protein product MSDQTLSAGEACQLLGVTPATLYSYVSRGLLRSHSSDGARSKRYARDDVLRLAARRQDGRRAGHVAEQAIDWGRPVLESRITLIEHGVIRYRGRDALQLARHATLEETAGILWQTDGADAFAGAAESAAPAHWPMLRQALGRRLPLERAMALLAAWPPSPDLTNAQWMRILAAALLDGAIGSQPLHVQCRSAWGLAPGADAVLRAALVACADHELNVSAFTVRCVASSGAGLPAALVAGLAALGGPRHSGETLRVRDLIDTAMASGDIAGCLRERIAQADQAGFASVLPGFGHPLYPEPAGDPRSRLLLELLQAHAPRLARLDPPLAIASAGSALTGQAPNVDFGLAAIEYAFDLPRGAAQTLFALGRSAGWIGHAMEQTASGRLIRPRARYVGSFEAD